One genomic segment of Vibrio nitrifigilis includes these proteins:
- a CDS encoding siderophore ABC transporter substrate-binding protein: MKASTSVAILGLLAAFSSQASTVTIQHELGKTTLEQQPKRVVVIGIGALDAIDAFGIKPVAVSKVGFMPDFLKKYQGEQYGSAGSLFDPDFEKIYSEKPDLIIIGPRAAKAYKELSDIAPTIVFGNVDTTDYWKNTQQQWRNLGKIFAIEPKVDAKIAQLDKEFKQIKAYNQAHHEDAMTVLSTGGNVSTFGEKSRFSSVYEDFGFTPTVKVKQSNRHGDLISYEYIREHNPQTLFIIDRDKLVNKGKSHTHEYFENALVKETDAYKHHRVTYLNLNAWYLGVAGVHATEQMIADMQQVVSVK; this comes from the coding sequence ATGAAAGCGTCGACGAGTGTTGCCATTTTAGGGCTTTTGGCTGCCTTTTCTTCCCAAGCAAGTACCGTTACCATTCAACACGAACTAGGGAAAACGACTCTAGAACAACAACCGAAACGAGTTGTGGTGATCGGAATAGGGGCGTTAGACGCCATCGATGCTTTCGGTATTAAACCTGTTGCCGTATCAAAAGTGGGTTTTATGCCCGACTTTTTAAAGAAATATCAAGGTGAGCAATATGGTTCGGCTGGATCACTGTTCGATCCAGATTTTGAAAAAATCTATTCTGAAAAACCCGATTTGATCATTATTGGTCCGCGAGCGGCCAAAGCGTACAAAGAATTATCAGACATCGCGCCTACTATCGTATTCGGTAACGTTGATACCACCGATTACTGGAAAAATACTCAACAACAATGGCGTAACTTAGGTAAAATTTTTGCTATTGAGCCTAAGGTCGATGCAAAAATTGCTCAATTAGATAAAGAATTCAAACAGATCAAAGCGTATAACCAAGCACACCATGAAGATGCCATGACGGTCTTGTCGACTGGCGGTAATGTGAGTACTTTTGGTGAAAAGTCACGGTTCTCTTCTGTCTATGAAGACTTTGGTTTTACGCCTACGGTGAAAGTGAAGCAGAGTAATCGTCACGGTGATTTGATCTCTTACGAATATATTCGTGAACACAACCCACAAACCCTATTTATTATTGACCGCGACAAACTGGTCAATAAAGGTAAAAGTCATACGCATGAATACTTTGAAAATGCACTCGTTAAAGAGACGGACGCATACAAACATCATCGTGTCACCTACTTAAATCTCAATGCTTGGTATTTGGGGGTTGCTGGTGTGCATGCGACTGAGCAGATGATTGCTGATATGCAGCAAGTGGTAAGTGTTAAATAA
- a CDS encoding class II glutamine amidotransferase: protein MCRWLAYQGVPIYLDELVYEPEHSLVHQSLEARKAVTRVNADGVGLGWYTDGRETPGQFHEVLPAWSDDNLRSLTHHIKSHRFMAHVRSSTGTQVSRSNCHPFIDDQWMFLHNGQIGQFEKVKWELEKHLPEELYIKRNGTTDSELIFLLMIKNGLRDDPIAAINITISEIEDVIADKGVTEPFRASMCISDGQSFWVVRYSSDGHPPTVFTKCCERGMVLASEPLESGRAWHIMQEQTIIHVQACELTTYPITLLKSCA from the coding sequence ATGTGCCGTTGGCTTGCCTATCAAGGCGTCCCCATTTATCTCGATGAATTAGTTTACGAACCAGAGCATTCACTGGTTCACCAAAGTCTAGAAGCACGTAAAGCCGTGACACGCGTGAATGCTGATGGGGTTGGTTTGGGTTGGTATACGGATGGAAGAGAAACTCCGGGACAATTTCATGAAGTGTTACCCGCATGGAGTGATGATAACCTGAGATCGTTGACTCACCATATAAAGTCGCATCGGTTTATGGCCCATGTGCGTTCCTCTACTGGAACTCAAGTATCTCGTTCAAACTGCCATCCGTTCATTGATGATCAGTGGATGTTTCTGCACAATGGTCAAATTGGTCAATTTGAAAAAGTGAAGTGGGAGCTGGAAAAGCATTTACCAGAAGAGCTCTATATAAAGCGCAATGGCACAACAGATAGTGAATTGATCTTTTTATTGATGATCAAAAATGGTTTACGTGATGATCCTATTGCCGCAATCAATATAACCATCAGTGAAATTGAAGATGTTATTGCTGATAAAGGCGTGACTGAACCATTTCGCGCTTCAATGTGCATCTCTGATGGACAGAGTTTTTGGGTTGTGCGCTACAGCAGTGATGGCCATCCACCGACTGTATTCACTAAATGCTGTGAGAGAGGTATGGTGTTGGCGTCTGAGCCGCTTGAGAGCGGTCGTGCTTGGCATATCATGCAAGAACAAACCATTATCCATGTACAAGCGTGTGAATTAACCACTTACCCCATCACTTTGCTTAAATCCTGTGCTTAG
- a CDS encoding methyl-accepting chemotaxis protein, giving the protein MRINRLTLQSRLIIAVAIPCIAALCVAITSLYSMSLMQHRASELYLNTANPMRAVAEAASRIPRMRVGIDMMLLQETSLKDAKGILTRVQETRNEDIPQMSDAMNRVVEAQVDPLLKKKAEKIRQQFNTMVSDDLTPLLAAFERGDIDHAKAIYRDQYAKHYSAIRHASDILLNDLLKQAEHQNRLSYEEYQSGKVIEIALIIIGLVISIVTAWVIITHLRQRVDIIKSTLIDAAQNLALNHRIDLDGRDELADIARSFNQFIEKLHSTIDQVAAQSRELGVMAKDVAKRSHQTQSNCTSQRDRTLQVATAINELGATVSEIANNAAQAADVAKEATERSGEGQNVVGQAREQIGYLSHELTEANSVVDSLAKQVAVISTTLETIRSISEQTNLLALNAAIEAARAGEQGRGFAVVADEVRTLASRSAQSTSEIQLVIDSLQNESKLAVNAMDNGQQQSQKVVDFANSATEALATINTHIHDISDQNIQVATATEEQSTVVEDINRNVEDINQLTNQTAEFASQLNQASGNLDLVSGELDRLVAQFKL; this is encoded by the coding sequence ATGCGTATCAATCGATTAACCCTACAGTCGCGGCTGATCATCGCGGTGGCTATTCCCTGCATTGCAGCGTTGTGTGTTGCAATAACCAGTCTTTACTCTATGTCTTTAATGCAACATCGCGCATCCGAATTGTATTTAAATACCGCCAACCCTATGCGCGCTGTCGCGGAAGCTGCATCTAGAATTCCGCGCATGAGGGTGGGAATCGATATGATGTTACTACAAGAAACGTCCTTAAAAGATGCCAAAGGTATATTAACTAGGGTGCAAGAGACGCGTAACGAAGATATACCGCAAATGAGCGATGCGATGAATAGAGTTGTTGAAGCGCAGGTCGATCCTTTATTGAAAAAGAAAGCTGAAAAAATTCGCCAACAATTTAATACAATGGTCAGTGATGATTTAACACCGCTGTTAGCTGCTTTCGAGCGGGGTGACATTGACCATGCCAAAGCCATCTATCGTGATCAATATGCCAAGCATTATAGCGCAATACGTCACGCTTCCGACATCTTGCTCAATGACTTATTAAAGCAGGCAGAACACCAAAATCGTTTAAGTTATGAAGAATATCAAAGCGGTAAAGTGATTGAGATAGCGCTTATTATCATCGGGTTAGTCATTTCTATCGTCACCGCGTGGGTTATTATCACTCACCTGCGACAACGGGTTGATATTATTAAATCCACCCTTATTGATGCCGCGCAAAACTTAGCGCTTAATCACCGAATCGATCTCGATGGACGTGATGAGTTGGCCGATATAGCACGCAGTTTTAATCAATTCATCGAAAAATTACACAGTACTATTGATCAAGTCGCGGCGCAGTCAAGAGAGCTGGGTGTGATGGCAAAAGATGTCGCAAAACGCTCTCATCAAACGCAAAGTAACTGCACTTCACAACGCGATCGTACCCTGCAGGTGGCAACCGCTATTAATGAGTTAGGTGCAACGGTCAGTGAAATTGCCAATAATGCTGCTCAAGCCGCAGATGTGGCAAAAGAAGCAACGGAACGTTCCGGTGAAGGGCAAAACGTGGTTGGCCAAGCGCGTGAACAAATTGGGTATTTATCGCATGAACTGACCGAAGCAAATAGTGTGGTGGATTCATTAGCGAAACAAGTCGCCGTGATTAGTACGACTCTCGAGACCATTCGTAGTATCTCTGAGCAAACCAACTTACTGGCGCTTAACGCTGCCATTGAAGCAGCACGAGCCGGTGAGCAGGGACGTGGTTTTGCTGTGGTTGCCGATGAAGTCCGCACCTTAGCAAGCCGTTCGGCTCAATCCACATCCGAAATTCAGCTAGTGATTGATTCGTTACAAAATGAATCTAAATTGGCGGTCAATGCGATGGATAATGGACAGCAGCAAAGTCAGAAAGTCGTAGATTTTGCGAATAGTGCCACAGAGGCGTTAGCCACAATCAATACCCATATTCATGACATTAGCGATCAAAATATCCAAGTTGCAACCGCAACAGAAGAACAGTCTACGGTGGTTGAAGATATTAATCGTAATGTCGAGGATATTAATCAACTGACTAACCAAACCGCAGAGTTTGCTTCACAACTCAATCAAGCGAGTGGAAATTTAGATCTGGTGTCTGGTGAGCTGGATCGGTTAGTTGCACAATTTAAGCTATAG
- a CDS encoding cysteine-rich CWC family protein, translated as MTNPITTPCIAACKNTGGICSGCKRTIEEIVSWKELDERERAKLMSELAGEISTHTCPSCGKPAQCDIAAGKSTCWCFSVEEREPMLGLETESCLCRDCLTKQPIA; from the coding sequence ATGACGAACCCCATCACCACCCCTTGCATTGCTGCTTGTAAAAATACTGGTGGTATATGCTCTGGATGCAAACGCACTATCGAGGAAATTGTAAGCTGGAAAGAGTTAGATGAGAGAGAAAGAGCTAAGTTGATGAGTGAATTGGCGGGGGAAATCTCTACTCACACCTGCCCTTCTTGTGGAAAACCAGCGCAATGTGATATCGCAGCAGGCAAGTCCACCTGCTGGTGTTTTTCAGTAGAAGAACGTGAGCCTATGCTCGGCTTAGAAACAGAATCCTGCTTATGTCGTGATTGTCTGACTAAACAGCCAATCGCCTGA
- a CDS encoding HopJ type III effector protein — protein sequence MDIKTLLEQITTSADKIQFKEVIASIESAYEFTPVAFTNGNVENAEGQNQGSCKIFAFAKLHGLTPEQTIACFGEIYRDEVLAQPTADNHQNIRQFIANGWEGVTFAGEALSPKK from the coding sequence ATGGATATCAAAACATTGCTCGAGCAAATCACCACTTCAGCGGATAAGATTCAATTTAAAGAGGTCATCGCTTCTATCGAATCTGCTTATGAGTTTACTCCAGTCGCTTTTACGAATGGCAATGTTGAAAATGCCGAGGGACAAAACCAAGGGTCGTGCAAAATTTTTGCCTTTGCCAAATTGCATGGATTAACTCCAGAACAGACGATTGCTTGCTTTGGTGAAATTTATCGTGATGAGGTGCTTGCGCAACCGACCGCCGATAACCATCAAAATATTCGTCAGTTTATTGCCAACGGTTGGGAAGGTGTGACGTTTGCAGGTGAAGCGTTAAGTCCAAAAAAATAA
- a CDS encoding methyl-accepting chemotaxis protein: MKKFFRQFPLYQLVTILAGLPILISIALSVSEIRQFDRTAEHTKYDNEAVNLMIVYDNLAHNLAVERGLTAGMLGSKGKQEQVDALADQRKKVDQAVQTLNQFNVAFISPKFAHNLQQDVSAELGKLVEVRNQVNSLSPTISPFAYYSNLNRLAINNASILLSKIESVDVATLGKSLLSIMEIKERAGQVRGALNGAFARKSSNIEQYVAVMDYIKSADYATRQAMLTMPPSALAQFEQVIQSNTWKQVSDIQNQYLTQKNTLDALQGPAATEWFALATERIKQINQVRNTLQKDMQSLTQDKINTATHYEMLLIVASILGGLVLIIVLFIVISDLKQRIGLLNSELANMAQHRNLTHSFQSDGKDETAQVSNSINTLILSVRDLLKNVISTNNHSSDRLKQIVQSAKDLGNSSVNTTAKCTNIAAAMTELSQSSTEIAHSSERALEETQEMNDKISACQTQSVSSFKAVEALVEQIEQTQACMQELEKDADSVGKIVETINGISEQTNLLALNAAIEAARAGEHGRGFAVVSTEVRDLAQRSKEATEHISELLGNMTNNTEMAVENMAKSRAATDDTFNSVNTVKGSIDELESVIDSVNSHINSIANATIEQSKASEEVNRDIDTLSGIAEHTGNLAQDMNNIVTNYSSEVKQVKEQLNQFDV, from the coding sequence ATGAAAAAATTCTTTAGGCAATTTCCCCTTTACCAACTGGTCACTATCTTAGCAGGCTTACCTATTTTGATTAGTATCGCACTTTCTGTCTCTGAGATACGTCAGTTTGACCGAACAGCTGAGCATACAAAGTACGACAACGAAGCAGTTAACCTAATGATTGTGTACGATAACTTAGCACACAACCTTGCGGTCGAGCGTGGCCTTACCGCAGGTATGTTAGGTTCCAAAGGTAAGCAGGAACAAGTCGATGCACTGGCAGATCAACGAAAAAAAGTCGATCAAGCAGTTCAAACTCTTAATCAATTTAATGTGGCCTTCATTTCCCCCAAGTTCGCCCACAACTTGCAACAAGACGTGTCGGCTGAGCTCGGTAAATTGGTCGAGGTACGTAATCAAGTCAATTCACTGTCGCCAACGATCTCGCCTTTTGCCTATTACTCTAATTTGAACCGCCTTGCGATTAATAATGCGAGTATTTTGCTCAGCAAAATTGAAAGTGTCGACGTCGCGACCTTAGGTAAGTCTTTATTATCCATCATGGAAATTAAAGAGCGGGCAGGACAAGTGCGTGGGGCTCTAAATGGCGCATTTGCCCGCAAATCTTCGAATATAGAGCAATATGTTGCCGTCATGGATTACATCAAATCGGCTGATTACGCAACTCGGCAGGCGATGTTAACTATGCCCCCATCGGCCTTGGCTCAATTCGAGCAAGTCATTCAAAGCAACACGTGGAAGCAAGTTTCCGACATCCAAAATCAATATCTTACCCAAAAAAATACACTCGATGCATTACAAGGCCCTGCCGCAACGGAATGGTTTGCTTTAGCGACGGAACGTATTAAACAAATAAACCAAGTGCGTAATACCCTGCAAAAAGATATGCAATCTTTAACGCAAGATAAAATCAATACCGCAACGCATTATGAGATGCTTCTAATTGTGGCAAGTATCCTTGGTGGGCTGGTATTAATAATTGTATTGTTCATTGTTATTAGCGATTTAAAACAGCGGATTGGGTTACTCAATAGTGAACTGGCCAATATGGCACAACATCGCAATCTCACTCATAGCTTTCAAAGTGATGGCAAAGATGAAACAGCGCAGGTTTCTAATAGTATCAACACCCTGATTTTGAGCGTCCGCGATCTGTTGAAAAACGTCATAAGTACTAATAACCACAGTAGCGATCGATTGAAACAGATCGTTCAAAGCGCCAAAGATCTCGGTAATAGTAGTGTTAATACAACCGCCAAATGTACCAATATCGCTGCTGCAATGACCGAATTATCTCAATCCAGTACTGAAATCGCTCACTCTTCTGAACGCGCATTAGAAGAAACTCAAGAAATGAACGATAAAATCAGTGCCTGCCAGACTCAAAGTGTCTCCTCATTTAAAGCTGTTGAAGCGTTAGTCGAGCAAATAGAACAGACTCAGGCCTGTATGCAAGAGCTCGAAAAAGATGCAGATAGCGTAGGTAAAATTGTCGAAACCATCAATGGTATTTCAGAACAAACCAATTTGCTGGCGCTGAATGCCGCTATCGAAGCCGCCCGAGCGGGTGAACATGGCCGTGGATTTGCCGTCGTTTCTACCGAGGTTCGTGATCTGGCTCAACGCAGTAAAGAAGCGACCGAACACATTAGTGAATTGCTGGGCAATATGACCAACAACACGGAAATGGCCGTTGAAAATATGGCCAAAAGTCGAGCTGCCACCGACGATACGTTCAACTCAGTCAACACTGTAAAAGGCAGTATTGATGAACTCGAATCGGTGATTGATTCTGTGAATTCACATATCAACAGCATCGCTAACGCCACCATAGAGCAATCGAAAGCAAGTGAAGAAGTTAACCGCGACATTGATACTCTATCTGGTATCGCCGAGCACACCGGAAATCTTGCGCAAGATATGAATAACATCGTGACCAACTACTCTTCGGAAGTAAAACAAGTGAAAGAACAGCTGAATCAGTTTGATGTGTAA
- a CDS encoding F0F1 ATP synthase subunit epsilon yields MAIGVTQNTFQLSVVSAERTLYTGPAHALAIAGADGELGIRPGHSPLISKIKPGVARIAGKLDQPEEILYISGGLVEVQPDSVTVLADTALHGTEIDKARAEAARKTAEENIRQSGGDMSFSQAQVELTKALAQLRAVELASRTRKKR; encoded by the coding sequence ATGGCTATAGGTGTAACGCAAAATACGTTTCAATTGAGCGTGGTTAGCGCGGAACGCACTTTGTATACCGGTCCGGCGCATGCGTTAGCTATTGCTGGTGCTGATGGTGAGTTAGGGATTCGTCCTGGACACTCACCACTGATCAGTAAAATTAAGCCTGGCGTGGCGCGTATTGCTGGTAAGTTGGATCAACCAGAAGAGATTTTGTACATCTCAGGTGGTTTGGTCGAAGTTCAGCCAGACAGCGTCACTGTGCTTGCAGATACCGCGCTTCACGGTACTGAAATTGATAAAGCACGTGCTGAAGCTGCCCGTAAGACTGCGGAAGAGAATATTCGTCAGTCTGGTGGTGACATGAGCTTCTCTCAAGCGCAAGTTGAACTGACCAAAGCATTAGCACAGCTACGCGCTGTAGAATTGGCGAGTCGGACACGCAAGAAACGTTAA
- the atpD gene encoding F0F1 ATP synthase subunit beta, which produces MSIGKIVKVIGAVVDVEFEQNQGPRVYDALKVLGGADASLMLEVQQQLGGGVVRCIAMGTSDGLKRGIQCETTGGPIEVPVGEETLGRIMNVLGNPIDECGPIGEKLKYGIHREAPSYEEQSNSTELLETGIKVIDLICPFAKGGKIGLFGGAGVGKTVNMMELINNIAKAHSGLSVFTGVGERTREGNDFYYEMKDAGVLDKVAMVYGQMNEPPGNRLRVALTGLTIAERFRDEGRDVLLFVDNIYRYTLAGTEVSALLGRMPSAVGYQPTLAEEMGVLQERITSTKSGSITSIQAVYVPADDLTDPSPATTFAHLDATIVLSRNIAALGLYPAVDPLDSTSRQLDPLVVGQEHYDVAQRVQMTLQRYKELKDIIAILGMDELSEEDKRLVSRARKVERFLTQPYHVAEVFTGQPGVFVSLKDTISSFKGLLDGQYDDIPEQAFLYCGTIDEVLEKAKTL; this is translated from the coding sequence ATGAGTATTGGCAAAATCGTCAAAGTCATTGGCGCGGTTGTCGACGTTGAGTTCGAACAGAACCAAGGTCCGCGTGTTTATGATGCGCTGAAAGTGCTCGGTGGTGCTGACGCGTCATTGATGCTTGAAGTACAGCAACAGTTAGGCGGCGGTGTGGTACGTTGTATCGCAATGGGTACGTCTGATGGTCTAAAACGTGGCATTCAGTGCGAAACCACTGGTGGCCCAATTGAAGTACCTGTTGGTGAAGAAACCCTAGGTCGTATCATGAACGTATTGGGTAACCCAATCGATGAATGTGGTCCTATTGGTGAAAAACTGAAATACGGGATTCACCGTGAAGCACCTAGTTACGAAGAGCAATCTAACTCGACTGAGCTTTTAGAAACCGGTATCAAAGTTATCGATTTGATTTGTCCATTCGCTAAGGGTGGTAAAATCGGTCTGTTCGGTGGTGCGGGTGTTGGTAAAACCGTTAACATGATGGAACTTATCAACAACATCGCTAAAGCCCACTCTGGTTTGTCCGTGTTTACTGGTGTAGGGGAACGTACCCGTGAAGGTAACGACTTCTACTACGAAATGAAAGACGCTGGCGTACTGGACAAGGTTGCGATGGTTTACGGTCAGATGAACGAGCCACCGGGCAACCGTCTTCGTGTTGCGTTGACTGGTTTGACTATCGCTGAACGTTTCCGTGATGAAGGCCGTGATGTACTGCTGTTTGTCGATAACATCTATCGTTACACCTTGGCAGGGACAGAAGTATCTGCACTGCTAGGTCGTATGCCATCTGCGGTAGGTTACCAACCTACATTGGCAGAAGAAATGGGTGTGCTTCAAGAACGTATTACGTCAACTAAATCTGGTTCTATCACGTCTATTCAAGCGGTGTATGTTCCCGCCGATGACTTGACTGACCCATCACCAGCGACCACGTTTGCTCACTTGGATGCAACCATTGTATTGTCTCGTAACATTGCAGCACTTGGTTTGTACCCAGCGGTAGACCCATTGGATTCGACTTCTCGTCAATTGGACCCATTGGTTGTTGGTCAAGAACATTACGATGTTGCTCAACGTGTACAGATGACTCTGCAACGATACAAAGAGCTAAAAGACATCATCGCTATCTTGGGTATGGATGAACTTTCTGAAGAAGATAAACGTTTGGTGTCTCGTGCACGTAAAGTTGAGCGTTTTCTGACTCAGCCATACCACGTAGCAGAAGTGTTTACAGGTCAGCCTGGTGTATTCGTGTCATTGAAAGACACCATCTCAAGCTTCAAAGGTTTGTTAGATGGTCAATACGATGACATTCCAGAACAAGCGTTCTTGTACTGCGGTACGATTGACGAAGTGTTGGAAAAAGCGAAAACACTGTAA
- the atpG gene encoding F0F1 ATP synthase subunit gamma — MANSKEIRTKIASVQSTQKITSAMQMVAASKMRKVQENMEASRPYAKNMRKVINHVSSGTLEYTHPFLQEREVKRVAYVIISSDRGLCGGLNANLFKSVLTDMKQWQEKGVEVDTTLIGSKAISFFRSIGNVIAQTSGLGDKPKLEDLLGTVNAMLEHYSEGKIDRLYLVFNQFVNTMVQKPRVLQMLPFPKEDTERNKETRWDYIYEQSPQDILNHLIHRYVESLVYQGVVESIACEQAARMMAMQSATDNASQLIDDLELAFNKARQAAITNELTEIISGAAAV, encoded by the coding sequence ATGGCAAATTCTAAAGAGATTCGCACCAAGATTGCTAGTGTTCAGAGTACCCAAAAAATCACCAGTGCGATGCAAATGGTTGCTGCCAGTAAAATGCGTAAAGTGCAGGAAAACATGGAAGCATCGCGCCCTTACGCGAAAAATATGCGTAAGGTAATCAACCACGTATCAAGCGGGACCTTGGAATATACTCATCCATTCCTGCAAGAGAGAGAAGTTAAGCGTGTTGCTTACGTAATTATCTCTTCTGATCGTGGTTTATGTGGTGGTCTTAACGCCAACCTCTTTAAGAGTGTGCTCACTGATATGAAACAGTGGCAGGAAAAAGGCGTTGAGGTGGATACCACGTTGATCGGTTCAAAAGCCATTAGCTTTTTCCGTTCAATAGGGAATGTGATTGCACAGACATCCGGTCTTGGTGATAAGCCAAAACTCGAAGATTTGCTCGGTACGGTCAACGCCATGCTTGAGCATTATTCCGAAGGTAAGATTGATCGTCTGTACTTAGTGTTCAACCAATTTGTCAATACCATGGTGCAAAAACCACGCGTACTGCAAATGTTGCCTTTCCCTAAAGAAGACACTGAACGCAATAAAGAAACTCGTTGGGACTACATCTACGAACAGTCTCCTCAAGACATACTCAACCATCTGATTCACCGTTACGTCGAATCACTGGTTTATCAGGGTGTGGTTGAGAGTATCGCTTGTGAACAAGCCGCGCGGATGATGGCAATGCAATCAGCGACTGACAACGCAAGTCAGTTGATTGATGACCTTGAACTGGCATTTAACAAAGCCCGTCAGGCAGCGATCACCAATGAGTTGACGGAAATTATTTCCGGTGCAGCAGCGGTTTAG
- the atpA gene encoding F0F1 ATP synthase subunit alpha, whose product MQLNSNEISELIRERIVNFDLATEAKNEGTIVSVSDGIITIHGLSDVMQGEMIELPDNRFALALNLERHSVGAVVMGPYADLCEGVKVKGTGRILEVPVGNELLGRVVNTLGQPIDGKGPIKAKLHKPVEVIAPGVIDRQSVDQPIQTGYKAVDAMIPIGRGQRELIIGDRQTGKTAMAIDAIINQKSLGVKSIYVAIGQKASTIANVVRKLEEHGALDNTIVVVASASEAAALQYLAPYSGCTMGEYFRDRGEDALIVYDDLSKQAVAYRQISLLLKRPPGREAFPGDVFYLHSRLLERAARVNEGYVERVTNGEVKGKTGSLTALPIIETQAGDVSAFVPTNVISITDGQIFLQTELFNSGLRPAVDPGISVSRVGGAAQTKIMKKLSGGIRTALAQYRELAAFAQFSSDLDEATRRQLDHGEKVTELMKQKQYSPMTVADQAVVIFSAEKGFLDSIELGNLGQFEEELLSYAHQNQAELMAHLNETGAYGDEEEKQLFSLLESFTALQ is encoded by the coding sequence ATGCAATTAAATTCAAATGAAATTAGTGAATTAATCAGAGAGCGTATCGTTAACTTCGATCTTGCTACTGAAGCAAAAAACGAAGGTACAATCGTTTCTGTAAGTGACGGTATCATCACTATTCACGGTCTATCAGACGTGATGCAAGGTGAAATGATCGAACTCCCTGACAACCGCTTTGCACTGGCGCTAAACTTAGAACGCCACTCTGTTGGTGCCGTTGTTATGGGCCCTTATGCTGACCTTTGCGAAGGGGTGAAAGTGAAGGGTACTGGTCGTATCTTAGAAGTACCAGTGGGTAATGAATTGCTTGGCCGTGTGGTCAACACATTAGGTCAACCAATCGATGGTAAAGGTCCCATTAAAGCAAAACTGCACAAACCTGTTGAAGTGATTGCGCCTGGGGTTATCGACCGTCAATCGGTAGACCAACCAATTCAAACGGGTTATAAAGCCGTTGACGCGATGATTCCTATCGGTCGTGGGCAACGTGAATTGATTATCGGTGACCGTCAAACTGGTAAAACAGCCATGGCGATCGATGCGATCATTAACCAAAAATCATTGGGTGTTAAAAGTATCTATGTGGCGATTGGTCAAAAAGCATCAACCATCGCTAACGTGGTACGTAAACTGGAAGAGCATGGCGCGCTAGACAACACTATCGTTGTGGTTGCCTCTGCGTCTGAAGCAGCTGCGCTGCAATACCTAGCGCCATATTCTGGTTGTACCATGGGTGAATACTTCCGTGACCGTGGTGAAGACGCGTTAATCGTATACGATGACTTGTCAAAACAAGCCGTGGCTTATCGTCAAATTTCCTTGCTACTAAAACGCCCACCAGGTCGTGAAGCATTCCCTGGTGACGTATTCTACCTCCACTCTCGTTTACTAGAACGTGCTGCGCGAGTGAATGAAGGATACGTAGAACGCGTAACTAACGGTGAAGTGAAAGGCAAAACGGGTTCATTAACGGCGTTGCCAATCATCGAAACTCAAGCGGGTGACGTATCAGCGTTCGTACCAACTAACGTAATTTCGATTACTGATGGTCAGATCTTCCTACAAACTGAGTTGTTCAACTCTGGTCTACGTCCAGCGGTTGACCCAGGTATCTCAGTGTCTCGTGTAGGTGGTGCAGCACAAACCAAGATCATGAAAAAATTGTCAGGTGGTATCCGTACTGCATTGGCGCAATATCGTGAATTGGCAGCGTTCGCACAGTTCTCATCTGATTTGGACGAAGCGACTCGTCGTCAGCTAGACCATGGTGAAAAAGTGACTGAACTGATGAAACAGAAACAGTACTCACCAATGACTGTGGCTGATCAAGCAGTGGTTATCTTCTCAGCGGAAAAAGGTTTCTTAGACAGTATTGAGCTAGGCAATCTTGGTCAATTTGAAGAAGAGTTACTTTCTTACGCTCATCAAAATCAAGCGGAATTAATGGCTCATTTAAATGAGACTGGCGCTTATGGCGATGAAGAAGAAAAACAACTGTTTAGCTTATTGGAATCGTTCACTGCACTGCAATAA